One Ethanoligenens harbinense YUAN-3 genomic window carries:
- a CDS encoding MmcQ/YjbR family DNA-binding protein: MTESKTAGSMTRRELIEYCLTYPDAYEDYPFDERADVPGAWTVMRHGLNQKSFAFVYERDGLCVNLKCEPEQADFFRKVYAGVTPAYHMNKQHWNTVHLNSDVPWDELRDMIEHSYRLTMPKRGQ; encoded by the coding sequence ATGACTGAAAGTAAAACGGCGGGCTCCATGACCCGCCGCGAGCTGATTGAATACTGCCTGACTTATCCAGACGCCTACGAGGACTATCCCTTTGACGAGCGCGCGGACGTTCCGGGCGCGTGGACGGTGATGCGCCATGGGCTGAACCAAAAGAGCTTCGCCTTTGTCTACGAGCGGGATGGGCTGTGTGTCAACCTCAAATGCGAGCCGGAGCAGGCCGACTTTTTCCGAAAAGTCTACGCGGGCGTGACCCCGGCCTACCATATGAATAAGCAGCACTGGAACACCGTCCACTTGAATAGCGATGTGCCGTGGGACGAGCTGCGCGATATGATTGAGCACAGCTACCGCCTGACGATGCCAAAGCGCGGCCAATAG
- a CDS encoding arsenate reductase family protein encodes MLFICYPNCSTCRKAQKWLDEHGVAYTVRDIKVENPTEAELRDYFTRSGLPLKRFFNTSGLAYKALTLKDKLPSMSEDEQLALLSTDGMLVKRPLLVTEAFVLVGFKEPEWEAWLLGQ; translated from the coding sequence ATGCTGTTCATTTGTTACCCAAACTGCAGCACCTGCCGGAAGGCCCAAAAGTGGCTGGACGAGCACGGTGTCGCCTACACTGTCCGGGATATCAAGGTCGAAAACCCGACCGAGGCCGAGCTGCGGGATTATTTCACACGCAGCGGCCTGCCGCTCAAACGCTTCTTCAACACCAGCGGCCTTGCCTACAAAGCGCTGACGCTGAAGGACAAGCTGCCCTCCATGAGTGAGGACGAACAGCTTGCCCTGTTATCCACCGACGGTATGCTTGTAAAGCGCCCGCTGCTGGTGACGGAAGCGTTTGTTTTGGTCGGTTTTAAAGAGCCGGAATGGGAAGCGTGGCTACTGGGGCAGTGA
- a CDS encoding DUF1697 domain-containing protein translates to MPAYFAAFLRGVNVNGNKIPMDALKTAFTGLGFSGARTVLNTGNVVFASDQPAQELKLLIENGLKSALGYDAPIYLRGVLELEELQNATRALAVPEGCHLYLLLCDDAMLPVELGALFAATPHGKQEQFYPAEGNAFWIVPKGETLSSAFGGKVLGAKQYKARLTSRNWNTIEKIIGLMRQ, encoded by the coding sequence ATGCCCGCATATTTTGCCGCGTTTCTGCGCGGCGTCAATGTAAACGGCAACAAAATCCCTATGGACGCCCTGAAAACGGCGTTCACCGGGTTGGGCTTTTCCGGTGCGCGTACGGTGCTAAACACGGGAAACGTGGTGTTTGCATCCGACCAGCCCGCGCAGGAGTTGAAGCTGCTGATCGAAAACGGGCTAAAATCCGCCCTCGGCTACGACGCGCCCATTTACCTGCGCGGCGTTTTGGAGTTGGAAGAGCTGCAAAACGCCACCCGCGCGCTCGCGGTGCCGGAGGGCTGCCACCTTTATCTGCTGCTTTGCGATGATGCCATGCTCCCTGTGGAATTGGGCGCGTTGTTTGCCGCCACGCCGCACGGCAAACAGGAGCAGTTTTACCCGGCGGAGGGCAACGCGTTCTGGATCGTGCCTAAAGGAGAAACGCTATCCTCCGCATTTGGCGGCAAGGTGCTGGGCGCAAAGCAGTACAAAGCCCGGTTGACCTCCCGCAACTGGAACACCATTGAGAAGATCATCGGGCTGATGCGGCAATAA
- a CDS encoding helix-hairpin-helix domain-containing protein, with protein sequence MGELRKIPGVGKQTEQDLIRLGDTTIASLRGADPEELYARECAERGVHIDRCQLYVYRCAVYFASTPDPEPPKCKWWNWKD encoded by the coding sequence ATGGGCGAGCTGCGTAAAATCCCCGGCGTGGGGAAACAGACCGAGCAGGATCTCATTCGGTTGGGCGACACCACCATCGCCTCCCTGCGGGGCGCGGACCCCGAGGAACTGTACGCGCGCGAATGCGCGGAACGGGGCGTGCATATCGACCGCTGTCAGCTTTATGTTTACCGCTGCGCGGTCTATTTCGCCTCCACACCAGACCCGGAACCCCCAAAATGCAAGTGGTGGAACTGGAAGGATTGA
- a CDS encoding TfoX/Sxy family protein, with product MGTLAKLVNIGPTLEKQLEQVGITTPQELETVGSHEAWLRIKAIDPSACIMRLSALEGAIRGIRWHNLGTGAKAELSAFYHANKG from the coding sequence ATGGGCACACTTGCAAAACTCGTCAATATCGGCCCGACGCTGGAAAAGCAGCTCGAGCAGGTCGGCATCACCACGCCGCAGGAACTGGAAACCGTGGGCAGCCACGAGGCATGGCTGCGCATCAAGGCTATTGACCCCTCCGCCTGCATCATGCGCCTTTCGGCGCTGGAGGGGGCTATCCGCGGCATCCGCTGGCACAACCTCGGCACGGGTGCAAAAGCGGAGCTGAGCGCCTTTTATCACGCGAACAAGGGGTAA
- a CDS encoding CDP-alcohol phosphatidyltransferase family protein encodes MNRKAIPNLLTATHMVLTVALLLPTVPSAAFAVLYLAAGLTDMLDGWLARRLLAESVFGARLDSAADFFFVVVALFRLWPVAAPGTAVLLWVGAIAVLRLGAALAAKVRFGRFNFLHTCANKYTGLLLFCYPFSLFFTRSQIVLYILCAAATLSAAEELLVELTVKHWDPNRAGLLIKAK; translated from the coding sequence GTGAATCGAAAAGCGATCCCCAATCTTTTGACCGCCACGCACATGGTTTTGACAGTGGCGCTGCTGCTCCCGACGGTGCCGAGTGCTGCGTTCGCCGTGCTTTATCTCGCCGCCGGGCTGACGGACATGCTCGACGGCTGGCTGGCCCGCCGCCTGCTCGCCGAAAGCGTCTTTGGCGCGAGGTTGGATTCCGCCGCGGACTTCTTCTTTGTCGTTGTGGCGTTGTTCCGCCTGTGGCCAGTGGCGGCACCGGGGACGGCCGTGCTGCTGTGGGTGGGCGCCATCGCGGTTCTGCGTCTGGGCGCGGCGTTGGCCGCAAAAGTCCGGTTTGGCAGGTTCAACTTTTTGCATACCTGCGCCAACAAATACACGGGCCTGCTGCTGTTCTGCTATCCGTTTTCGCTGTTTTTTACGCGGTCGCAGATCGTCTTATACATCCTCTGCGCGGCGGCGACACTTTCCGCAGCGGAGGAACTGCTCGTGGAACTCACCGTCAAACATTGGGACCCGAACCGCGCGGGACTTTTGATAAAAGCGAAGTGA